A region of Micromonospora chokoriensis DNA encodes the following proteins:
- a CDS encoding PucR family transcriptional regulator, producing MHGELQRIVDAVAARVGRPALIEDRRQRVVAYSEHDGPMDEVRRTSILRRQTTPEVIAWFRGMGVLTAYAPIRTPACPELDLLARVCVPIRHDDLLLGFVWFIDADGSMTDADIATATGPFADLSLALYRENLLGELASQRETEATRTLLVESRQAREHAARALLEEGVVAGDGTTVALVAQLVPAGGRQPDEVARIALEQALVTTRRWIGVRETLHLVCHDHGVLLVCGDRVAGRPSPEVSAGHLDEALGTATRGLASVDRTVTGIGQPRAGLSSAVESYQEAAQAARVGAQLPALGRVVSWAGLGIYRVLSQLDSQHLDVAGVHPGLERLLRDDAHQVLLETLEAYLDLAGNAHATAEKLRLHRTTLYYRLQRVEHLAGTDLKDGNERLCLHLAMKLGRLSGHYRTA from the coding sequence ATGCACGGTGAGCTCCAGCGAATCGTCGACGCCGTCGCCGCCCGGGTGGGGCGACCCGCCCTCATCGAGGACCGGCGACAGCGGGTGGTCGCCTACAGCGAGCACGACGGCCCGATGGACGAGGTCCGCCGGACGTCCATCCTGCGCCGGCAGACCACGCCGGAGGTGATCGCCTGGTTCCGGGGCATGGGCGTGCTCACGGCGTACGCGCCGATCCGCACACCCGCGTGCCCCGAACTGGACCTGCTGGCGAGGGTCTGCGTGCCGATCCGACACGACGACCTGCTGCTCGGGTTCGTGTGGTTCATCGACGCGGACGGTTCGATGACCGACGCCGACATCGCCACGGCGACCGGTCCCTTCGCCGATCTGTCGCTGGCCCTGTACCGGGAGAACCTGCTCGGCGAGCTCGCCTCGCAGCGGGAGACCGAGGCCACCCGTACCCTGCTGGTGGAGAGCCGGCAGGCGCGCGAGCACGCGGCGCGGGCGCTGCTGGAGGAGGGCGTGGTGGCCGGCGACGGGACGACCGTCGCGCTCGTCGCGCAGCTCGTGCCGGCCGGCGGGCGGCAGCCCGACGAGGTCGCCCGGATCGCCCTGGAGCAGGCGCTGGTCACCACGCGCCGCTGGATCGGAGTGCGGGAGACGCTGCACCTCGTCTGTCACGACCACGGGGTGCTGCTGGTCTGCGGCGACCGGGTCGCCGGCCGCCCCTCGCCGGAGGTCTCCGCCGGGCACCTGGACGAGGCGCTGGGCACCGCGACCAGGGGTCTCGCCTCGGTGGACCGGACGGTGACCGGGATCGGTCAGCCCCGCGCTGGCCTGTCCAGTGCGGTGGAGTCCTACCAGGAGGCTGCGCAGGCCGCCCGGGTCGGTGCACAACTGCCGGCGCTCGGCCGGGTGGTCTCCTGGGCCGGCCTGGGCATCTACCGGGTCCTGTCCCAGCTGGACAGTCAGCACCTCGACGTCGCGGGCGTTCACCCCGGGTTGGAGCGCCTGCTGCGCGACGATGCCCACCAGGTGCTGCTGGAGACCCTGGAGGCGTACCTCGACCTGGCGGGCAACGCGCACGCGACCGCCGAGAAGCTCCGGCTGCACCGGACGACCCTCTACTACCGGCTGCAACGGGTGGAACACCTCGCCGGGACGGACCTCAAGGACGGCAACGAACGGCTGTGCCTGCACCTGGCCATGAAGCTCGGTCGGCTCAGCGGCCACTACCGCACGGCGTGA
- a CDS encoding carbohydrate-binding protein: MRSRRILAVLAGAAMTVTATVAFVPSSTAAVTSANAVPMVACTAPGWAEGSTYQAGAQVTYGSRLYQALVTHTAHPGAGWNPAATPSLWRDLGACSGTTPPPTTPPPTTPPPTTPPPTTPPPTTPPPTTPPPTGGTCAVKSRPTGKVLQGYWENWDGASHGVHPGLGWIPITDSRLTQHGYNVINAAFPVIRSDGTVLWENGMDAGVKVATPAEMCQAKAAGATILMSIGGAAAGIDLSSAAVADRFIATIVPILTNYHFDGIDIDIETGLTGSGTINTLSTSQANLIRIIDGVLARMPSNFGLTMAPETAYVTGGSVVYGSIWGSYLPIIKKYVDNGRLWWLNMQYYNGSMYGCAGDSYPAGTVQGFTVQTQCLNNGLTIQGTTIRVPYDKQVPGLPAQIGAGGGYLSTSLVTQAWNSVPGLKGLMTWSANWDGSKGWTFGDNVKRLQGR; the protein is encoded by the coding sequence ATGAGAAGCCGCCGGATCCTCGCAGTGCTGGCCGGGGCGGCGATGACCGTCACCGCCACCGTCGCCTTCGTGCCCAGCAGCACGGCAGCCGTGACCTCGGCCAACGCCGTCCCGATGGTCGCCTGCACCGCACCGGGCTGGGCCGAGGGCAGCACCTACCAGGCGGGCGCCCAGGTCACCTACGGCAGCCGGCTCTACCAGGCGCTGGTCACCCACACCGCGCACCCCGGCGCCGGCTGGAACCCGGCGGCGACCCCGTCACTGTGGCGGGATCTCGGCGCGTGCTCGGGGACCACGCCACCACCCACCACGCCACCACCCACCACGCCACCGCCGACGACCCCGCCGCCCACCACGCCGCCACCGACCACACCTCCCCCGACCACGCCGCCGCCGACCGGCGGAACCTGTGCGGTGAAGTCGCGGCCCACCGGCAAGGTGTTGCAGGGCTACTGGGAGAACTGGGACGGCGCCTCCCACGGCGTGCACCCTGGGCTCGGCTGGATCCCGATCACCGACAGCCGGCTCACCCAGCACGGCTACAACGTGATCAACGCGGCGTTCCCGGTGATCCGCTCGGACGGCACGGTCCTCTGGGAGAACGGCATGGACGCCGGCGTGAAAGTCGCCACCCCGGCCGAGATGTGCCAGGCCAAAGCGGCCGGCGCCACCATCCTGATGTCGATCGGCGGGGCCGCCGCCGGCATCGACCTGAGCTCCGCCGCCGTCGCCGACCGGTTCATCGCGACGATCGTGCCGATCCTGACGAACTACCACTTCGACGGCATCGACATCGACATCGAGACCGGCCTGACCGGCAGCGGCACCATCAACACCCTGTCCACGTCGCAGGCCAACCTGATCCGGATCATCGACGGCGTGCTGGCCCGGATGCCGTCGAACTTCGGCCTGACCATGGCACCGGAGACCGCCTACGTCACCGGCGGCAGCGTGGTCTACGGCTCGATCTGGGGCTCGTACCTGCCGATCATCAAGAAGTACGTGGACAACGGCCGACTCTGGTGGCTGAACATGCAGTACTACAACGGCAGCATGTACGGCTGCGCCGGCGACTCGTACCCGGCGGGCACCGTGCAGGGCTTCACGGTGCAGACGCAGTGCCTGAACAACGGCCTCACCATCCAGGGCACCACGATCCGCGTGCCGTACGACAAGCAGGTCCCGGGCCTGCCCGCGCAGATCGGGGCCGGCGGCGGCTACCTGTCGACCTCGCTGGTCACGCAGGCCTGGAACTCCGTACCCGGCCTCAAGGGCCTGATGACCTGGTCGGCCAACTGGGACGGGTCGAAGGGCTGGACCTTCGGCGACAACGTGAAGCGCCTGCAGGGCCGCTGA
- a CDS encoding SpoIIE family protein phosphatase, translated as MSSAAQGPFTRDDVFAGDGEVGRDLAKVDWASTPLGDPAGWPQSLRTAVSILLSSRFPMWMAWGPQLTFFCNAAYRRDTLGRKYPWALGRPASEVWAEIWPDIGPRIDRVLTTGVATWDTALLLFLERSGYREESYHTFSYSPLRNDDNALIGMLCVVSEDTDRVVGERRMATLRDLGSDPSVVRTEEEMLTFAGRQLGHNDLDLPFTAIYLLDDDGSARLAAAAGIPAGHPAAPSTIAATESTPVWPVAALARGESPLVPLDGAPFADLPTGAWSQPPTQALVVPLLQQGDTPYGFLVAGLNRYRPLDDGYRGFVELAAGHVAAGIASARSYQAQQQRAEELAEIDRAKTAFFSNISHEFRTPLTLIMGPLDELRTRLGDTDEGVREELQVMHRNGLRLGKLVNALLDFSRIEAGRMQAHYEPVDLAAVTADLASVFRSAVERAGLTFEVDCPPLPEPVYLDRGMWEKIILNLLSNALKFTFDGAIRVWVRAEHDRAVVTVVDTGIGVPAEEMPRLFERFHRIDNARSRSNEGSGIGLALVRELVGLQGGDISADSTVGQGTTFTIGLPFGSGHLPPGTVAYGGERDVSAAAEPFVEEALRWLPQEPSAGTPTEVAGHGGWETTTDVQPNSARILVADDNADMREYLSRLLRAAGYRVEAVTDGHLALQAARAHRPDLVVSDVMMPGLDGLQLVAALRAEPRTAGTPVLLLSARAGQEASIEGLEAGADDYLVKPFAAAELLARVRTNVTLARLRNHHARWRTALIDSLQEAFFVCDEDGSVVEINTTFTDILGYGPEGLPYSANPPWWPSQETEPEAYQQVTEALAQLTGQTSGAYTIPVTHRDGHRLWAAAAFNQVQDPDTGRRVIVGTFRDVTAEHYAVQRESALAALSIRLSQADNLADALHGALDELRGLWRATRVLAAVFDGSHTPTITATDPHQRWDTLTDQRRRTLTDLRNRPLLTTVADHTTGVGIAVEHPHGTMALWIDLGERRPVTEQDETLLALLAGHLGQGLRRVQHIDQQRETALALQRAILGPAQLPSGFAARYAPATRPLKVGGDWYDTIALVDGQIGIVVGDCVGHGLRAATVMGQLRSACRALLLQDSSPSRTLTALDRFAAQLPGALCATVFCGVLDPATGQLRYASAGHPPAIVTSPDGSTRLLDQGHSRPLGVRGSAERPEAEERVPARATLMLYTDGLVERRRKPLTAGIGHVVTVIQNGRAHPIETLATDVMDQLSPPGGYDDDVAVLLYRHPGPLELDFAAERTGLAPVRSALRSWLERCGLSPTNAYNVLVAAGEACANAIEHGHRDNPGGRIRLRATATADGLHLSVTDSGHWKPPQPEAGTHRGRGLLLMRALMDAITVTPSATGTTIDMQARIP; from the coding sequence ATGAGCAGCGCCGCACAAGGGCCGTTCACCAGGGACGATGTCTTCGCTGGCGACGGCGAGGTCGGCCGTGACCTCGCGAAGGTGGACTGGGCGTCGACTCCGCTGGGGGATCCCGCCGGGTGGCCGCAGAGCCTGCGGACGGCGGTGAGCATCCTGCTGTCGTCGCGCTTCCCGATGTGGATGGCCTGGGGTCCTCAGCTGACCTTCTTCTGCAACGCCGCGTACCGGCGCGACACCCTCGGCCGCAAGTACCCGTGGGCGCTGGGTCGACCGGCCAGTGAGGTGTGGGCGGAGATCTGGCCGGACATCGGCCCTCGGATCGATCGGGTGCTGACCACCGGCGTCGCGACGTGGGACACGGCGCTGCTGCTGTTTCTGGAGCGGTCCGGTTACCGGGAGGAGAGCTACCACACCTTCTCCTACAGCCCGCTGCGCAACGACGACAACGCCCTCATCGGCATGTTGTGCGTGGTCAGTGAGGACACCGACCGGGTCGTCGGCGAGCGGCGGATGGCCACGCTGCGTGATCTCGGGTCCGATCCCAGTGTGGTGCGTACCGAAGAGGAGATGTTGACCTTCGCCGGCCGGCAGCTCGGCCACAACGACCTCGACCTTCCGTTCACGGCGATCTACCTCCTCGACGACGACGGCAGCGCTCGCCTGGCGGCGGCCGCCGGCATCCCCGCAGGTCACCCCGCAGCCCCGAGCACGATCGCGGCCACCGAGTCGACCCCGGTATGGCCGGTGGCGGCGCTGGCGCGGGGCGAGTCACCGCTTGTCCCACTCGATGGCGCTCCGTTCGCAGACCTGCCGACCGGGGCCTGGTCGCAGCCGCCCACCCAGGCACTCGTGGTGCCGCTGCTGCAACAGGGCGACACGCCGTACGGCTTCCTGGTGGCCGGCCTGAACCGGTACCGACCGCTCGACGACGGGTACCGGGGCTTCGTCGAACTGGCCGCGGGCCACGTCGCTGCCGGTATCGCCAGCGCCCGCAGCTACCAGGCGCAGCAGCAGCGGGCCGAGGAACTCGCCGAGATCGACCGCGCGAAGACGGCGTTCTTCTCCAACATCAGCCACGAGTTCCGCACTCCACTGACGTTGATCATGGGTCCACTGGACGAGTTGCGTACCCGCCTCGGCGACACCGACGAGGGGGTACGCGAGGAGTTGCAGGTCATGCACCGCAACGGGCTGCGACTCGGAAAGCTGGTCAACGCGCTGCTGGACTTCTCCCGGATCGAAGCCGGACGGATGCAGGCCCACTACGAGCCGGTGGACCTCGCCGCGGTCACCGCGGATCTCGCCAGCGTGTTCCGCTCCGCCGTCGAACGCGCGGGTCTCACCTTCGAGGTGGACTGCCCCCCGCTACCCGAGCCGGTGTACCTCGACCGTGGCATGTGGGAAAAGATCATCCTGAACCTCCTCAGCAACGCCCTGAAGTTCACCTTCGACGGCGCCATCCGGGTGTGGGTGCGGGCAGAGCACGACCGGGCCGTGGTGACAGTTGTCGACACGGGGATCGGTGTGCCCGCCGAGGAGATGCCCCGACTGTTCGAACGGTTCCACCGCATCGACAACGCCCGCTCCCGCTCGAACGAGGGCAGTGGCATCGGCCTGGCGCTGGTGCGGGAACTCGTCGGGCTGCAGGGTGGTGACATCAGCGCCGACAGCACCGTCGGCCAGGGCACCACCTTCACCATCGGGCTGCCCTTCGGTAGCGGTCACCTGCCGCCGGGCACCGTCGCCTACGGCGGGGAGCGCGACGTGTCCGCCGCCGCCGAACCGTTCGTCGAGGAGGCGCTGCGCTGGCTCCCGCAGGAACCATCAGCGGGTACGCCCACCGAGGTCGCCGGACACGGCGGGTGGGAGACGACGACAGACGTACAGCCAAACTCGGCGCGCATCCTGGTCGCCGACGACAACGCCGACATGCGGGAGTACCTCAGCCGTCTGCTGCGCGCGGCCGGCTACCGGGTCGAGGCGGTCACCGACGGTCACCTGGCCCTGCAGGCGGCCCGCGCCCATCGACCCGATCTCGTCGTCAGCGACGTGATGATGCCCGGCCTGGACGGTCTGCAACTGGTAGCCGCGCTGCGCGCCGAACCCCGTACCGCCGGAACTCCGGTCCTGCTGCTGTCGGCGCGGGCAGGGCAGGAGGCCTCCATCGAGGGGTTGGAGGCGGGGGCGGACGACTACCTGGTCAAGCCGTTCGCCGCCGCCGAGCTGCTGGCCCGGGTGCGGACGAACGTGACGTTGGCCCGGCTGCGCAACCACCACGCCCGGTGGCGCACCGCCCTGATCGACTCGCTTCAGGAGGCCTTCTTCGTCTGCGACGAGGACGGCTCCGTCGTCGAGATCAACACCACCTTCACCGACATCCTCGGCTACGGCCCCGAAGGGCTTCCCTATTCCGCAAATCCCCCGTGGTGGCCGAGCCAGGAGACCGAGCCCGAGGCATACCAGCAGGTCACCGAAGCGCTCGCCCAGCTCACCGGTCAGACCAGCGGTGCGTACACCATCCCGGTGACGCACCGGGACGGCCACCGCCTGTGGGCCGCCGCCGCCTTCAACCAGGTGCAGGACCCGGACACCGGCCGACGGGTGATCGTCGGCACCTTCCGCGACGTCACGGCGGAGCACTACGCGGTGCAACGGGAGAGCGCACTGGCCGCCCTGAGCATCCGCCTGTCGCAGGCGGACAACCTCGCCGACGCGTTGCACGGCGCCCTCGACGAGCTACGGGGGCTGTGGCGGGCCACACGCGTGCTCGCGGCTGTCTTCGACGGCTCCCACACCCCGACGATCACCGCGACCGATCCTCACCAGCGCTGGGACACCCTCACCGACCAACGTCGGCGGACGCTCACCGACCTGCGCAATCGGCCCCTGCTCACCACTGTCGCGGACCACACCACGGGCGTCGGCATCGCCGTGGAACATCCCCACGGCACGATGGCCCTGTGGATCGACCTCGGCGAGAGGCGCCCCGTCACCGAACAGGACGAGACCCTGCTGGCCCTGCTGGCCGGCCACCTCGGCCAAGGGCTGCGCCGGGTGCAGCACATCGATCAGCAGCGGGAGACCGCCCTCGCGCTGCAACGGGCCATCCTCGGCCCCGCACAGCTGCCCAGCGGCTTCGCCGCGCGCTACGCTCCCGCCACCCGGCCGTTGAAGGTCGGCGGCGACTGGTACGACACCATCGCGCTCGTCGACGGGCAGATCGGCATCGTCGTCGGCGACTGCGTCGGTCACGGACTGCGCGCCGCCACCGTCATGGGCCAGCTCCGCAGCGCCTGCCGTGCCCTGCTGCTGCAGGACTCCAGCCCGTCGCGCACGCTCACCGCACTCGACCGTTTCGCCGCTCAGTTGCCCGGTGCCCTGTGCGCGACGGTCTTCTGCGGCGTCCTCGACCCGGCGACCGGTCAGCTGCGTTACGCCAGTGCCGGGCACCCTCCGGCCATCGTCACCTCACCCGACGGCAGCACCCGGTTGCTCGACCAGGGCCACTCCCGCCCCCTCGGCGTTCGCGGCAGCGCCGAGCGGCCCGAAGCCGAGGAACGAGTGCCGGCACGGGCCACCCTGATGCTCTACACCGACGGGCTCGTCGAACGCCGCCGCAAACCGCTCACCGCCGGCATCGGCCACGTCGTGACGGTGATCCAGAACGGACGCGCCCACCCCATCGAGACGCTCGCCACCGACGTCATGGACCAACTCAGCCCGCCGGGGGGATACGACGACGACGTCGCGGTCCTGCTCTACCGCCATCCCGGCCCGCTGGAACTCGACTTCGCCGCCGAACGCACCGGCCTCGCACCCGTGCGCAGCGCGCTGCGAAGCTGGCTCGAGCGCTGCGGACTGAGTCCCACCAACGCCTACAACGTCCTGGTGGCCGCCGGCGAGGCCTGCGCCAACGCCATCGAACACGGACACCGCGACAACCCCGGCGGACGGATCCGGCTACGGGCCACCGCCACCGCCGACGGCCTGCACCTCAGCGTCACCGACAGCGGGCACTGGAAGCCACCTCAGCCGGAAGCCGGCACCCACCGGGGACGAGGCCTGCTCCTCATGCGGGCCCTGATGGACGCCATCACCGTCACGCCCAGTGCCACCGGCACCACCATCGACATGCAGGCGAGGATCCCATGA
- a CDS encoding STAS domain-containing protein produces MSTTLTLTTGQQPDGALVLTAIGEVDMSNAADFGDALTRAVEATPGPLTVDLTALEYLDSAGLAVLFPHVERIHLIASPLLAPVLTIAGLADLMTVTAA; encoded by the coding sequence ATGAGCACCACACTGACCCTCACCACCGGCCAGCAGCCCGACGGCGCCCTCGTACTGACCGCCATCGGGGAGGTCGACATGAGCAACGCCGCCGACTTCGGGGACGCTCTCACCCGCGCCGTGGAAGCCACCCCCGGCCCGCTGACTGTCGACCTGACCGCACTGGAATACCTCGACAGCGCGGGCTTGGCCGTCCTGTTCCCCCACGTCGAGCGGATCCACCTCATCGCCAGCCCACTCCTGGCTCCCGTCCTGACCATCGCCGGGCTCGCCGACCTGATGACGGTCACCGCTGCCTGA
- a CDS encoding oxygenase MpaB family protein has product MKGRYANLNRIRTLDPERDYLDIYQTMLRYEFPWDMKLGLNLAFNRSFSIPAIAAVHTTTGELTDRTQKRIDDTGLLMYEMVLNGFDKPRGRDALRRVNQIHRPYDIGNDDFRYVLGCLVVVPTRWLQEYGWRPPCCHERQATYLFYRQLGRQMGITDIPGSYEEFEAWFTAHDAAHLQPNDDAAAIERATRMLMLTRIPRMLGPLGNTLVSAMYDAPLRQAMRVDTPPWPVRAGLHVALKLRSRSQRWFGAPRTTALFADGIKTKSYPDGYEISQLGPQHDSLHE; this is encoded by the coding sequence ATGAAAGGCCGTTACGCCAACCTGAACCGAATCCGGACCCTCGACCCCGAGCGCGACTACCTGGACATCTACCAGACGATGCTGCGCTACGAGTTCCCGTGGGACATGAAGCTCGGCCTCAACCTCGCCTTCAACAGGTCCTTCTCCATCCCCGCCATCGCCGCGGTGCACACCACCACCGGTGAGCTGACCGATCGCACCCAGAAGCGGATCGACGACACCGGCCTGCTGATGTACGAGATGGTGCTCAACGGCTTCGATAAGCCCCGTGGTCGGGACGCGTTGCGGCGGGTCAACCAGATCCACCGCCCGTACGACATCGGCAACGACGACTTCCGCTACGTCCTCGGCTGCCTGGTGGTCGTTCCGACGCGGTGGCTGCAGGAGTACGGCTGGCGTCCGCCCTGTTGCCACGAGCGGCAGGCCACCTACCTGTTCTACCGGCAGCTCGGCCGACAAATGGGCATCACTGACATCCCCGGGTCGTACGAGGAGTTCGAAGCCTGGTTCACCGCGCACGACGCTGCTCACCTCCAGCCCAACGACGACGCGGCGGCCATCGAACGGGCCACCCGGATGCTGATGCTCACCCGGATCCCCCGGATGCTCGGACCGCTGGGAAACACACTGGTCAGTGCCATGTACGACGCGCCACTGCGGCAGGCGATGCGCGTCGACACGCCGCCGTGGCCGGTCCGGGCCGGCCTGCACGTGGCGCTGAAGCTGCGATCGCGGTCGCAACGGTGGTTCGGCGCGCCACGGACGACGGCGCTGTTCGCCGACGGGATCAAGACCAAGAGCTACCCCGACGGGTACGAGATCAGCCAGCTCGGCCCGCAGCACGACAGCCTGCACGAGTAG